In a genomic window of Muntiacus reevesi chromosome 1, mMunRee1.1, whole genome shotgun sequence:
- the MCAT gene encoding malonyl-CoA-acyl carrier protein transacylase, mitochondrial isoform X3 gives MSVRVARAARAWARSVSGRRGSSNWPRPPPAAVDVAALLREATAADGGSQDAKAAAGRREPGQCSVLLFPGQGSQVVGMGRGLLRYPRVRELYDAARRVLGYDLLELSLRGPQEALDRTVHCQPAVFVASLAAVEKLHHLQPAVIENCVAAAGFSVGEFAALVFAGAMEFSEGSAVSPEEFL, from the exons ATGAGTGTCCGGGTCGCACGGGCCGCCCGGGCCTGGGCCCGAAGCGTGAGCGGCCGCCGCGGCTCCTCGAACTGGCCGCGGCCTCCGCCGGCTGCTGTGGACGTGGCGGCGCTGCTGCGAGAGGCGACCGCGGCGGACGGAGGGTCCCAGGACGCGAAGGCGGCGGCGGGACGGCGGGAGCCGGGCCAGTGCTCTGTGCTGCTCTTCCCCGGCCAGGGCAGCCAGGTGGTGGGCATGGGCCGCGGGCTGCTCCGCTACCCGCGCGTCCGCGAGCTTTACGACGCCGCCCGCCGCGTGCTCGGCTACGACCTGCTGGAGCTGAGCTTGCGCGGGCCGCAGGAGGCCCTGGACCGCACCGTGCACTGCCAGCCCGCTGTCTTCGTGGCTTCGCTGGCCGCCGTGGAGAAACTGCATCACCTGCAGCCGGCG GTCATTGAGAACTGTGTTGCTGCTGCTGGATTCAGCGTGGGAGAATTTGCAGCCCTCGTGTTTGCTGGAGCCATGGAGTTTTCTGAAG